One part of the Halostagnicola larsenii XH-48 genome encodes these proteins:
- a CDS encoding helix-turn-helix transcriptional regulator, with protein MSTHAPVFTSVELLSLGVYHAGFDGALASSTPLQLEWSTQLVAAGAMVVLVVLGGTLLLRNRMNNNSSASRQSITGKQEFKTDREKVCELVDENGGRMKQSEIVDSVDWSKAKVSRLLAELEEDEQLTKLRLGRENLVCLPGHEPTASKSTDNSDSS; from the coding sequence ATGAGCACCCACGCCCCAGTATTCACATCGGTCGAGTTGCTTTCACTGGGAGTATACCATGCCGGATTCGACGGAGCGCTCGCCTCGAGCACCCCTCTCCAACTCGAGTGGAGCACGCAACTCGTGGCGGCGGGAGCGATGGTCGTGCTCGTCGTGCTCGGTGGCACGCTCCTCCTCAGAAATCGGATGAACAACAACAGTTCGGCGTCGAGGCAATCCATTACCGGAAAACAGGAGTTCAAAACGGATCGGGAGAAAGTCTGTGAATTGGTCGACGAAAACGGCGGACGAATGAAGCAATCAGAAATCGTCGACTCCGTCGACTGGTCGAAAGCGAAAGTAAGTCGCCTGCTGGCCGAACTCGAGGAAGACGAACAGCTCACGAAGCTTCGACTTGGCCGGGAGAACCTAGTCTGTCTGCCCGGTCACGAACCCACGGCATCAAAGTCGACCGACAACTCCGATAGCTCCTGA